Sequence from the Chloroflexota bacterium genome:
GTTATCAGTTTTCAGTTCCCCACATTGCTTACCGGGGGCTGACAGGGCTTGAGTGCGTGAAATCATATGTTCTGATTATAGGGGTGAGTGTTTGGGTTGTCAAGGGGAGGATGTGGATTCAAAGACGATTTCACAAATGCTCTTCGACTACTAGGTTCGCCTTTCCCACGAAAGCGGAAATCCAGAAATCTAGGAATTACAGGCGTCCTGATGCTTTTCACCCCCACCCTAACCCTCCCCCGTCAAGGGGGAGGGGATTTGTGAAATCGTCTTGTGGATTCAGGGTATTTCGGTTGTCACCTTGAACGAAGTGAAGGGTCTAAAATCGCTGTGTGGAAATAAGCCTGTCCGTAGTAAACGCGTTAAGATTTCTCGCTTCGCTCGAAATGACAAGAGTAAATTGCAAATGACAGGAATAAATGGTATTGCTAATAGGCGTTGGTGTCACATTCAACATTGCTTTTCATGTAGGCTTCACCCCCATCCTAACCTTCCCCCATCGAGGGGGAAGGGACAAAATGCCTCACTTCAACACGTGTAAGCAATACCGAATAAATTGCATTTGTGAAATCGTCTCAAAGATAATACACTTGTTTGAGTAGCCATATTTGGCGGATATTAAGGAGGACATACCAATGGCTGACGCCAAACCGTTTAGCTTCAAAAATCTCTTCGCGAAGAACGCGCCCGAAGGCAGGGACGCTCCCGTCGTTAAGCGCGGCAAGTATGACTTCGCGGTGGCGTATCCGGACCCGAAGTCGATGCCGCTCGACGGGCTGGTGGATGCGCTCAGGCAAGGGCTTTCCGAAGAGGGAGACGACCTCGCCATCTACGCGAACCAGAGCGGCTATGCGCCGCTTCGCCAGTTCGTTGCGGATAAGCTGGCGCGCGACAGGGGCATTAACATCGGGATTGACGACCTCATCATCGGGGACGGCTCCGGACAGCCCATCCACATGATATGCGAAGCGCTGTTGGATCCGGGCGATGTCGTGCTGGTGGAGAACTTCGTGTACTCCGGCACGCTGGGGCAGCTACGGCGCTTCCACACGGACATCCGCGGCGTCGAGTGCGACGACGAAGGCATGCTGCCGGACGCCCTGGAAAGCGCGATTGTCAAGGCGACAAGCGAGGGCAAGCGACCTAAGTTCATCTACACGATTCCCACATTCCAGAATCCGCAGGGCTGGACGATGACGCTTGAGCGGCGCAAAGAGATGGTGCGCTTGTCGCAGAAGCACGGCGTGCCTATCCTCGAAGACGACTGCTATGTTGACCTGCGCTACGAAGGCGAGGATGTTACATCCATCCACTCGCTAGACGACACGGGCAGCGTGATGTACGCGGCGTCGTTCTCCAAGATTATCGCGCCGGGCATGCGGCTGGGCTATCTGACTGCGCCGCGCGAGGTGCTGGATGTGGCGCGCGTGGTGAAGAGCGGTGGCGCGGCGAACCAGTTCGCGTCTTGGGCCGTGCACCGCTATTCGGCGGAAAATCTGGACGAGCACATCGTGGAGATTAACGACATACAGCGCGCGAAGCGGGACGCAATGCTGGCGGCGCTGGGCGAAAACTTCGGCGGCGCGGCGACTTGGAGCAAGCCCGAAGGCGGGTTGTTCATCTGGCTGCGTATGCCCGAAGAGGCGGACATCACCGCCATACGCGACAAGGTGCTGGATACGGCGGATGTGGGCTATCAGGCTGGACCCTTGTTTGCGCCGGATGGCGTATCGGGGCGCAACTACGCGCGCCTGTGCTTCGGCTACAATACGCCGGATGAAATCCATGAAGGCATAGCGCGGCTCGCCGAGGCGTTTGAACGCGAGGGCGTGATGGGGTAGGTAGGTTGTCAGTTTTCAGTTTGTCAATTGACAACTCTATATTAGGTTGTGTTGACTTTGCGCCTAGCGCTCTGTTTTCGCTCGTCATTTCGAGCGGAGCGAGAAACCTAAACTCGGAAACGGGCTTGCAAGCAACGACTTTAGATTGAGAGTGTTCGGAGCAACGGATTAAGGGCGTTATTCAAGGCAGGTGCGCTTGTTTTCAAATGTCCGCAGAACCCAGATTCGATACCATCCGTATGAATTGAGTAATCTATACCACCGACTGACAAACTGACAACTGACGGACTGAAAGACTCCTATGCGTATTTGTTCTTTCTTGCCAAGCGGGACGGAGATTGTGTTTGCGCTGGGGCTGGGCGACTCGCTTGGCGCGGTTAGCCACGAGTGCGACTATCCCGCGGCGGCGCTCGACAAGCCGAAGATTGTGCGCAGCAAGTTCGACGCGAATGCGCTGAGCAGCCAAGAGATCGACCGCATCGTAACGGAGATGTACAGGCGCGGCGAACGCATCTATGAAGTGGACGAAGATGTGCTGCGCGATGCTGCGCCGGACCTCGTCATCACGCAGGAGCTTTGCGATGTGTGCGCCGTGTCATATGAGGATGTGCGGCACGCGGCGTCTCGCCTGCCCTACCCGCCGAATGTGATTTCGCTCGACCCGGCGTCGCTGCCCGACATGCTTGACGACATACGGATGGTTGGCGACCTTTGCGGCGTGCCGGATGCGGCGGCTGCGTTTGTCGCAGAACTTCGCGGGCGTATGGATGCCGTGCAATCACGCGCGTCAGCGGCTGAAGATACGCCGCGCGTGGCGTGCATCGAATGGCTGGATCCGCCAATTGTGGCGGGGCATTGGATACCGCAGATGGTCGAGCTTGCCGGTGGCGTTGACGCGCTCGCCAAACCGGGCGCGCCGTCTCGCCGCATTACAATGGAGGAACTTGCCGAATCGCAGCCCGATGTGCTGGCGCTCATGCCCTGCGGTATGGACGCGGCGCGCGCACGCGAAGAATTTGAGCGCTTGGGCAATCTCGACGAATGGCGCAAACTGCCGGCGGTCGCCAACGGGCGCGCCTACTTCGTAGATTCCGGGTCGTACTTCAGCCGCAGCGGTCCGCGCCTAGTGGACGGGCTGGAGCAGATAGCGGAGATGCTGCGTCCGGGCGAGTTCCCTAGCGCGGCGGCTGAGATTGTGCGGGCTGACTACTAATTTACATCTATGTACACGATGATGGGCAGGATGGGGATTACACATCCAGGTTCTGCACCTCTAGCGCGTGGGCTTGGATGAAGTTGCGGCGCGGCTCTACTACATTGCCCATCAGGATGGAGAACATTTCGTCCGCGCTGCCAGCGTCCTCGATAGACACCTGCAATAGCGTGCGCTTTTCCGGGTCCATCGTAGTCTCCCAGAGCTGCTCGGCGTTCATCTCGCCCAAGCCCTTGTAGCGCTGTAGGTTGATGTTGCGCCTGCCTTTGAGCTGCGCCATTACGCCCTCGCGCTCGCCCTCGCTGTACACCCAGTACGACTGCCTGCCCGAGCTTATCTTGTACAGCGGCGGCTGCGCGATGTACAGGTGGCCGTGCTCGATGAGCTGGCGCATGTGGCGGAAGAAGAAGGTCAGCATCAGCGTGCGGATGTGCGAGCCGTCCACATCGGCATCTGTCATGATGATGACGCGGTGATAGCGCAGTTTGCTGAGGTCGATGTCGTCGTCTAAGCCTGCGCCGATGGCGGTAATCATGGAGCGGATGGCGTCGTGGGCGAGCATCTTGTCGGCGCGCGCCTTTTCCACATTCAGGATTTTGCCCCACAGCGGCAGAATCGCCTGATTGCGGCGGTCGCGTCCCATCTTCGCAGTGCCGCCTGCCGAATCTCCTTCCACGAGGTAAAGTTCACAGAACTCCGGGTTCTTCTCGGAGCAGTCCGCGAGCTTGCCGGGCAGCCCGCCGCCGTCCATCGCGTTCTTGCGGATGATTAGGTCTCGGGCTTTTCGCGCAGCGTCCCGAGCGCGCTGCGCCGTCAGGCACTTTTCGATAATGCGCTTGGCATCCTGCGGGTTGTCTTCTAGGTAGTACTGCAACGCCTCCGCGACCACGCCTTCGACCTGCGTTCTCACTTCCGGGTTGCCCAGCCGCGTTTTGGTCTGTCCTTCGAACTGCGGTTCAGTCAGCTTCACACTGATGACCGCCGCCAAGCCTTCGCGCACATCCTCGCCGGCGAGATTCGGCTCGTTTTCCTTGATGAGGCTCTGCTTGCGCCCGTAGTCGTTAATGATGCGGGTTAGCGCGCTGCGGAAGCCGGTGATGTGCGAGCCGCCGTCGATGGTGTTGATGCAGTTGGCGAAGGAATGCACGAACTCGGTGAAGCTGTCGTTGTACTGCATCGCCACTTCGACGATGGTGTTTTCGACCTGTTTTTCGGTGTAGATAGGGTCGGGATGTACGACCGATCGCTTCTGGTTCAGGCTGCGAACGAAGCTGGAGATACCGCCCTCGAAGTAGTAGGTTACCTCATTGTTGGGCCAAAGATTTTCGTGTCCGCGCCAGTCGCTGCGGAAGGTAATCTCCAAGCCTTTGTTCAGGTATGCCATTTCCTTGAAGCGCTGTCGCAGCGTGTCGAAGTCGTACGCGAAGTCCTCGAAAATCTCGTCGTCGGGCATGAACGACACTGCGGTGCCGGTCTTGCGGCGGCTGCCCTTTGGCAGCGACTCCGATGTGAGCGCGGACTGTCCCCTGCCGCGCGAGAATGACTGTGTGTACACCATTCCGTCGCGGCTGACTTCGACTTCTAGGCTTTCGGAGAGCGCGTTGACGACCGATGCGCCGACGCCGTGCAGCCCACCGCTTACCGCGTACGCCTTGCCGCCGAACTTGCCGCCTGCGTGCAGCGTGGTCATAACGGTCTCAACGGCTGTCATGCCTGTCGTGGGGTGAACATCGACGGGGATGCCGCGTCCGTCGTCTTCGATGCGAACCGTGCCGTCGCGCTGAATGTGAATGGAGACGCGAGTGGAGAATCCTGCCATAAACTCGTCCACGCCGTTGTCCACAATCTCGTAGATAAGGTGGTGCAAACCGCGCTGGTCGGTGCTGCCGATGTACATGCCTGGGCGCTTTCGCACGGCTTCCATGCCTTCGAGCACCTGAATGTCATCGGCAGTGTACAGGTCTGCTTCTCTTGTAGTCGCCATATTTTCGCTCCTGACGATTAGGCTCAAATCGAGCCTGCGGCTGGGCAATCTGCGCGCAGATTGCGCATAGATTGCCCTTGGATTTCAGGCAGATTAAGCACCGGCGCATCAAGGATGCGCAAGCTTGGGCGCAGGCGTGCATGCCGGGGACTTGGCGCCAAAACACAAGCAGGTGGAAGGCGAACACGCGATAAAGATGGGATAAACGCCCAGTTCAAGTGGACAACAAAATGCGGAAATCATCAAGGTTTTCTATGACCACATTTTATCATTTTCCAAGACATAGTTCAAGCGCGAGAAACACATGTGTTCGCGCAGGATTGACATGGATATAGAGGATATTCAGGATGGAACGGGCGCGCCAAATTCTGAATATCCTCGTCATCCTTGTCAGTTAGAACGGCGGCGGTTGGCTAACGCGCTGATGATTTCCAGACCGATGCGGCTGGCGACTTCTGCGGTGATTGCAGCCGGTCCTTCGTAGTGCGGCGCGACTTCCACGATGTCCGCGCCGACAAGTTCCACAGACGACACTATGGTTCGCACCGCCTTGAGCAGCTGCGCCGATGTCATGCCGCCGGGTTCGGGCGTGCCGGTCGCAGGCGCGAACGCCGGGTCGAGCACATCAATATCCACGGACAGGTATATCACCTCAGGTCCGTCGAGCGCCTCGCTGATGGCGTCTTCCAGCACTGCCTCGAATCCCCTATCTACGATTTCCGCCATCAGGTGCCAGCGCATGCCCTGCTGCTTCATCCACTCGAACAGCGGTCGGTCGGGCCAGTATCCGCGCAGTCCAATCTGTATGAAATTGCGACCGGGAATTGCGCCGCTTTCCAGCAGGCGGCGCATCGGGCTGCCGTGCGCGATAAGCACGCCGCCATAGCCGGATTCGCCGGTATCCGCGTGCGCATCGAAGTGGATCATTCCCACGCGACCGTATCCGTGATGCTGCGCGACCGCCGTCGCAGCGGGCAGCGTGATGGAATGGTCGCCGCCCAGCACGAGCGGTATCGCGCCCGTTTGCAATGCCTGCATCGTCTTCATTCGCACCGCTTCGTGGCTGAGTTCGAGCGAGCTTGGCGGGCAGTTCGCATCGCCGAAATCCACGACTTTCACTTCCTGCGTCGGGTAAAGCTCGTACTCCATGTGGTAGAAGGTGTCGTTGGGCGCGCCGGAGTATCCCGCCTGCCTGATGGCGCGCGGACCAAAGCGCGCACCGGGACGGTTGACCACGCCCATATCCACCGGCGCGCCAATAACGGCGACATCTGCTTGCATTTCGGCAAGCTCTTCCTGTGACAACGCAAGCGGCGAGTGGATGTAAGTAGGTATGCCAAGAAACGCCGGCTGGCGGTCGGGTCCACGAAGGTCAGGCATAGGAAAACCTCGCTTTGCTGATAGGTATTCTGCGGAGTGTCGCCCGAGTGTCGAATGTAGTTCTTACACCCATTCTACCTGATTGACATCATTGACATTGGGCATCCCACCATCTCCCAGCCTTCCCACATCAAGGGGCAGACAAGGGTAGGTAAATGGTGAATTCAATGCAAAAACTTACTCTTTCTGCCATTCTGAACGCAGCGGAGTGAGGAATCTAAAATAACTGCCATAAGACAACCCCTTTCGTAGTCAAGGATGTTAGATTCCTCACTCCGTTCGGAATGACAAGGAAAAACTGCCAAAGCTCCGTTAATCAAGTACCTACCCCTGTCAGCACATCAAGGGGGAAGGGACGCATCCTACCCATCCCGCACATCCTGTTGAATGACAGTGGGAACGGCGCAATCGCCAGGTCTTTCATTATTGCGGATGTCATTTTATAATCGCTCTAGCTTATGAATAATAGTGAAAGGAGTGAGGTGAGGTTTATGGGTGAACAAGAAGCGTCTCTGGAAGCATTTCTGCAAGCTTGGGGGAACTACCCTACCGGCGTATCCGTGGTTACTTCGATCGAGCCGGACGGCAGCGTGCACGGTATGGCGGCGAACGGCATAAACTCCGTATCGCTGGACCCGCTGCTCGTGCTGGTGTCCGTTGGGCACAACCGCAATTCGTATCCGCTTATTAAGGATGCGGGCAGATTCGCAATCAATATACTGAGCGGCGAGCAGCGCGCAATTGCGAGCCACTACGCGTCTCCCGCAGAGCGGCGCAGCGCGGACTTTGATGTGTCGTTCACCTTCACCGAGAGCGGCGCAGCGTTCATAGACGGTAGCATCGCGTCTATGGATTGCCGCACCGTGCACGAACATGTCGAAGGCGACCATACTATCTTTATCGGTGCAGTGGAACGCATCGACCTTAACGACGGCGAGGCGCTCGCCTACTGCCAAGGCAAGTTCGGCCGCGTCGTGCTGGACGGATAGCCATGACATACACACTAGCCGACCTGGACGCGATGAGCATCGACGAGGCGAACGCGCTGCCGTTCGACGCGCGGGACGGATTGCTGGATATGATTATCGCCGACGGACGCAAGCAGACGACAGCGCTTGATTCGTATCGCATCGGCTTGTACGGCGACTACTTTGAGGAAGACATGCTGCGGATGCTGAAGGTGCGCGCCGTCAAGGTGTTCGTACGCGGCACGACGCCATCGGGCTTCGACGGCGAGATTGTCGGCGATACGGACGAAGAGCAGTACCGCGCCGCATTCCGCCACACGCAGATGTCTCTCGAAGCGGCAGGCACGGACTTCAGCCGCGTGGTTACGCTCGTCATATTCCTGACCGACATGAGCAAGTGGCAGCTGCTGAACGAAGTGTATCGCGAGTTCATACCAAATCCGCCGTGCAGAGCGGTCATCGGCACGACGGGACTCGCGCAGCCGCCGTTGCGCATCGAGATAGTGAACTGCATCGCCTACCGTGTGGCAGCATAGAAACTTACATCGATGAGACGATTTCACAATC
This genomic interval carries:
- the speB gene encoding agmatinase, which produces MPDLRGPDRQPAFLGIPTYIHSPLALSQEELAEMQADVAVIGAPVDMGVVNRPGARFGPRAIRQAGYSGAPNDTFYHMEYELYPTQEVKVVDFGDANCPPSSLELSHEAVRMKTMQALQTGAIPLVLGGDHSITLPAATAVAQHHGYGRVGMIHFDAHADTGESGYGGVLIAHGSPMRRLLESGAIPGRNFIQIGLRGYWPDRPLFEWMKQQGMRWHLMAEIVDRGFEAVLEDAISEALDGPEVIYLSVDIDVLDPAFAPATGTPEPGGMTSAQLLKAVRTIVSSVELVGADIVEVAPHYEGPAAITAEVASRIGLEIISALANRRRSN
- a CDS encoding PLP-dependent aminotransferase family protein gives rise to the protein MADAKPFSFKNLFAKNAPEGRDAPVVKRGKYDFAVAYPDPKSMPLDGLVDALRQGLSEEGDDLAIYANQSGYAPLRQFVADKLARDRGINIGIDDLIIGDGSGQPIHMICEALLDPGDVVLVENFVYSGTLGQLRRFHTDIRGVECDDEGMLPDALESAIVKATSEGKRPKFIYTIPTFQNPQGWTMTLERRKEMVRLSQKHGVPILEDDCYVDLRYEGEDVTSIHSLDDTGSVMYAASFSKIIAPGMRLGYLTAPREVLDVARVVKSGGAANQFASWAVHRYSAENLDEHIVEINDIQRAKRDAMLAALGENFGGAATWSKPEGGLFIWLRMPEEADITAIRDKVLDTADVGYQAGPLFAPDGVSGRNYARLCFGYNTPDEIHEGIARLAEAFEREGVMG
- a CDS encoding cobalamin-binding protein; translated protein: MRICSFLPSGTEIVFALGLGDSLGAVSHECDYPAAALDKPKIVRSKFDANALSSQEIDRIVTEMYRRGERIYEVDEDVLRDAAPDLVITQELCDVCAVSYEDVRHAASRLPYPPNVISLDPASLPDMLDDIRMVGDLCGVPDAAAAFVAELRGRMDAVQSRASAAEDTPRVACIEWLDPPIVAGHWIPQMVELAGGVDALAKPGAPSRRITMEELAESQPDVLALMPCGMDAARAREEFERLGNLDEWRKLPAVANGRAYFVDSGSYFSRSGPRLVDGLEQIAEMLRPGEFPSAAAEIVRADY
- a CDS encoding RidA family protein, producing MTYTLADLDAMSIDEANALPFDARDGLLDMIIADGRKQTTALDSYRIGLYGDYFEEDMLRMLKVRAVKVFVRGTTPSGFDGEIVGDTDEEQYRAAFRHTQMSLEAAGTDFSRVVTLVIFLTDMSKWQLLNEVYREFIPNPPCRAVIGTTGLAQPPLRIEIVNCIAYRVAA
- the gyrB gene encoding DNA topoisomerase (ATP-hydrolyzing) subunit B is translated as MATTREADLYTADDIQVLEGMEAVRKRPGMYIGSTDQRGLHHLIYEIVDNGVDEFMAGFSTRVSIHIQRDGTVRIEDDGRGIPVDVHPTTGMTAVETVMTTLHAGGKFGGKAYAVSGGLHGVGASVVNALSESLEVEVSRDGMVYTQSFSRGRGQSALTSESLPKGSRRKTGTAVSFMPDDEIFEDFAYDFDTLRQRFKEMAYLNKGLEITFRSDWRGHENLWPNNEVTYYFEGGISSFVRSLNQKRSVVHPDPIYTEKQVENTIVEVAMQYNDSFTEFVHSFANCINTIDGGSHITGFRSALTRIINDYGRKQSLIKENEPNLAGEDVREGLAAVISVKLTEPQFEGQTKTRLGNPEVRTQVEGVVAEALQYYLEDNPQDAKRIIEKCLTAQRARDAARKARDLIIRKNAMDGGGLPGKLADCSEKNPEFCELYLVEGDSAGGTAKMGRDRRNQAILPLWGKILNVEKARADKMLAHDAIRSMITAIGAGLDDDIDLSKLRYHRVIIMTDADVDGSHIRTLMLTFFFRHMRQLIEHGHLYIAQPPLYKISSGRQSYWVYSEGEREGVMAQLKGRRNINLQRYKGLGEMNAEQLWETTMDPEKRTLLQVSIEDAGSADEMFSILMGNVVEPRRNFIQAHALEVQNLDV
- a CDS encoding flavin reductase family protein gives rise to the protein MNNSERSEVRFMGEQEASLEAFLQAWGNYPTGVSVVTSIEPDGSVHGMAANGINSVSLDPLLVLVSVGHNRNSYPLIKDAGRFAINILSGEQRAIASHYASPAERRSADFDVSFTFTESGAAFIDGSIASMDCRTVHEHVEGDHTIFIGAVERIDLNDGEALAYCQGKFGRVVLDG